One window from the genome of Rhinolophus ferrumequinum isolate MPI-CBG mRhiFer1 chromosome 10, mRhiFer1_v1.p, whole genome shotgun sequence encodes:
- the LOC117028736 gene encoding LOW QUALITY PROTEIN: melanoma-associated antigen B4-like (The sequence of the model RefSeq protein was modified relative to this genomic sequence to represent the inferred CDS: inserted 2 bases in 1 codon), whose protein sequence is MPCGQKSKLRACEKRLHNRAQTQGLKDAQAAPAVKEEAVSSSSLACWDGPSTSAMGGXPPSVPATTSAAAGVSCKRSDGGARSRVKKSKNSSQASTSTESSGQDLLDRKAGMLVQFLLPKYKMNEPMKKADMLKIIHKRYREQFPEILRKASLSLDLIFGLEMKEVKPNRHSYTLVCNTDDNGRGSLSSAWQFPPRGILMPLLGVIFLRHNCASEEDTWEILNMWGIYDGKRHIIFGEPRKLIEDLVKEKYLECRQVPTSDPPSFEFLSSSRAHAETTKMKALEFLSKIDGTTPSDFPCHYEDTLRDEKQTARATAATMAGTTSKSNGVPRATSSR, encoded by the exons ATGCCTTGTGGTCAGAAGAGTAAGCTCCGTGCTTGTGAGAAACGCCTCCATAACAGAGCTCAGACCCAAGGTCTTAAGGATGCCCAGGCAGCTCCTGCTGTGAAAGAAGAGGCCGTTTCATCCTCCTCTCTTGCTTGTTGGGATGGTCCCTCCACCTCCGCTATGGGTGG GCCTCCGAGTGTCCCAGCCACCACCAGTGCTGCTGCAGGTGTTTCCTGCAAAAGGTCTGATGGAGGTGCCAGGAGCCGTGTTAAGAAAAGTAAGAATTCCTCCCAGGCCTCTACTTCCACTGAGAGCTCTGGCCAAGATCTTCTAGATAGGAAAGCGGGTATGTTGGTGCAGTTCCTGCTGCCTAAGTATAAAATGAATGAGCCCATGAAAAAGGCAGACATGCTGAAGATTATCCACAAAAGGTACAGGGAGCAATTCCCTGAGATCCTCAGGAAAGCCTCTCTGAGCTTGGATCTGATCTTTGGCTTAGAAATGAAGGAAGTCAAGCCCAACAGGCACTCCTATACCCTGGTCTGCAACACAGATGATAACGGCAGGGGGAGTCTGAGCAGTGCCTGGCAATTTCCTCCAAGAGGGATTCTGATGCCTCTCCTGGGTGTGATCTTTCTGCGTCACAACTGCGCCTCTGAGGAGGACACCTGGGAAATCCTGAATATGTGGGGAATCTATGACGGAAAAAGGCACATCATCTTCGGGGAGCCCAGGAAGCTCATCGAAGATTTGGTGAAGGAAAAGTACCTGGAGTGCCGGCAGGTGCCCACCAGTGATCCTCCATCCTTTGAATTCCTCTCGAGTTCAAGAGCCCATGCTGAGACCACCAAGATGAAAGCGCTGGAGTTTTTGTCCAAGATCGATGGTACCACCCCCAGTGACTTTCCATGTCATTATGAAGACACTTTGAGAGATGAGAAACAGACAGCCCGGGCCACTGCTGCCACCATGGCTGGCACTACCTCCAAGTCCAATGGGGTCCCCAGGGCCACATCCAGCCGCTAA